The Cottoperca gobio chromosome 22, fCotGob3.1, whole genome shotgun sequence genome contains a region encoding:
- the rdh12 gene encoding retinol dehydrogenase 12 isoform X1 yields MMLLLLIVAGLGVVTLLVILFAPHIRSGLLVGQNEHCEGVTLGSGKYAAGGVCRSPVSLEGKTVLITGANTGIGKETALELAVRGARVIMACRDVDKGEESAASIRAALPHAQVEVRELDLADTCSIRAFAQKFLGEVNHLHVLINNAGVMMCPYTKTIDGFEMHIGVNHLGHFLLTSLLIGLMKRSAPARIVVVSSLAHNFGWIRFHDLHSQGSYNSGLAYCQSKLANVLFARELARRLKGTNVTVNSVHPGTVNSDLTRHSTLMTIFFTVFSTFLKTPREGAQTSIYCAVADELHSISGKHFSDCAPAFVAPQGRSEETARRLWAVSCELLGIEWD; encoded by the exons ATGATGTTGCTGTTATTAATTGTCGCGGGCCTCGGAGTGGTGACGCTGCTGGTGATTTTATTTGCACCGCACATACG gtctggactgttggttggacaaaacgaacattgtgaaggtgtcactttgggCTCCGG aaaatatgCAGCAGGCGGAGTGTGCCGGTCCCCCGTCAGCCTGGAGGGGAAGACGGTCCTCATCACCGGGGCCAACACCGGGATCGGGAAGGAGACCGCGCTGGAGCTGGCGGTGCGAG GGGCTCGGGTGATCATGGCGTGCCGAGATGTGGACAAAGGAGAGGAGTCGGCGGCCAGTATCCGAGCGGCGCTGCCTCACGCACAAGTGGAGGTTCGAGAGCTCGACCTGGCCGACACCTGCTCGATACGAGCCTTCGCGCAGAAGTTCCTGGGAG AGGTCAACCATCTTCACGTCCTCATCAACAACGCCGGGGTGATGATGTGCCCCTACACAAAAACCATTGATGGCTTCGAGATGCACATCGGAGTCAATCACTTAG GTCACTTCCTGTTGACGTCCCTCCTCATCGGGCTGATGAAGCGCAGTGCGCCGGCCCGCATCGTGGTCGTCTCGTCTCTGGCTCACAACTTCGGCTGGATCCGTTTCCATGACCTTCACAGCCAGGGCAGCTACAACAGCGGATTAGCGTACTGCCAGAGCAAACTGGCTAATGTGCTGTTTGCCAGAGAGTTGGCACGTAGACtcaaag GCACCAATGTGACCGTGAACTCGGTCCACCCGGGGACGGTGAACTCTGACCTGACCAGACACTCGACTCTCATGACGATATTTTTCACCGTATTCTCCACGTTCCTAAAAACCCCGCGGGAAGGAGCACAGACCAGCATCTACTGTGCTGTGGCCGACGAGCTGCACTCCATCTCTGGGAAACACTTCAG